In the genome of Molothrus aeneus isolate 106 chromosome 5, BPBGC_Maene_1.0, whole genome shotgun sequence, one region contains:
- the FRS2 gene encoding fibroblast growth factor receptor substrate 2, with the protein MGSCCSCPDKETVPDNHRNKFKVINVDDDGNELGSGIMELTDTELVLYTRKRDSVKWHYLCLRRYGYDSNLFSFESGRRCQTGQGIFAFKCARAEELFNMLQEIMQNNSINVVEEPVVERNNHQTELEVPRTPRTPTTPGFNAQSLPNGYPRYPSFGDASSHPSSRHPSVGSARLPSVGEESTHPLLVAEEQVHTYVNTTGVQEERKNRSSVHVPLESKLSNTETTKAKEDQMCTDDRDAQVLLEPEGVKFVLGPTPVQRQLMEREKLEQLGRDQVSGSSTNNTEWDTGYDSDERRETPSANKLVYENINRLSIPSASGVRRGRLTSTSTSDTQNINNSAQRRTALLNYENLPSLPPVWEARKLSRDEDDSLGPKTPSLNGYHNNLDLMHNYVNTENVTVPASAHKVEFTRRRDCTPTVFNFDIRRPSLEHRQLNYIQVDLEGGSDSDNPQTPKTPTTPLPQTPTRRTELYAVIDIERTAAMSSLQKALPRDDGTSRKTRHNSTDLPM; encoded by the exons ATGGGTAGCTGTTGTAGCTGTCCAGATAAAGAAACTGTCCCAGATAACCACCGAAACAAGTTTAAG gTTATTAATGTGGATGATGATGGTAATGAACTGGGTTCTGGCATAATGGAACTTACAGATACAGAACTAGTTTTGTACACCCGTAAAAGGGACTCTGTCAAATGGCACTACCTCTGTCTCCGTCGCTATGGCTATGACTCAAATCTTTTCTCTTTCGAAAGTGGTCGAAGGTGTCAAACTGGACAAG GAATCTTTGCCTTTAAGTGTGCCCGGGCAGAAGAGCTATTTAACATGTTACAAGAGATAATGCAGAATAACAGCATAAATGTGGTAGAAGAACCAGTAGTAGAAAGGAATAATCATCAAACTGAGTTGGAAGTACCAAGAACCCCTCGAACACCTACCA CTCCTGGATTCAATGCGCAGAGTTTACCCAACGGCTATCCCAGGTACCCATCTTTTGGAGATGCTTCATCACACCCTTCCAGCAGACACCCTTCTGTCGGCAGCGCACGCCTCCCCTCTGTCGGCGAAGAATCAACACATCCTTTACTTGTAGCAGAGGAGCAA GTGCACACTTATGTAAACACTACTGGAGtacaagaggaaagaaaaaatcgATCAAGTGTGCATGTGCCACTGGAATCAAAGCTTTCAAACACTGAAACAACTAAAGCGAAAGAAGATCAGATGTGTACTGATGACAGGGATGCTCAGGTTCtcctggagcctgaaggagtgAAGTTTGTTTTAGGACCAACACCTGTTCAAAGGCAGTTAATGGAAAGAGAGAAACTGGAACAGCTTGGGAGAGATCAAGTTAGTGGCAGCAGCACCAACAACACTGAATGGGACACTGGGTACGACAGTGATGAACGTAGAGAGACACCATCTGCTAATAAATTGGtgtatgaaaatataaataggTTATCAATCCCTAGTGCCTCAGGGGTCAGGAGAGGTCGCTTGACATCAACCAGTACCTCAGACACCCAGAACATTAACAACTCTGCTCAGAGGAGAACTGCGCTGCTGAACTACGAGAACTTGCCATCCTTGCCTCCTGTTTGGGAAGCCCGGAAGCTGAGCAGAGATGAAGACGACAGTTTAGGACCAAAGACCCCGTCTCTGAATGGCTATCACAATAACCTAGATCTAATGCATAACTATGTCAATACAGAGAATGTAACAGTACCAGCAAGTGCTCATAAAGTAGAATTTACACGACGTCGGGACTGCACCCCAACAGTCTTTAACTTTGACATTAGGCGTCCAAGTTTAGAACACAGGCAGCTCAACTATATACAGGTTGACTTGGAAGGTGGTAGTGACTCTGACAACCCTCAGACTCCAAAAACCCCCACCACTCCACTTCCGCAAACTCCAACCAGGCGCACAGAGCTGTATGCTGTGATAGACATTGAAAGAACTGCTGCTATGTCGAGCTTGCAAAAAGCACTGCCCCGAGATGACGGTACTTCTAGGAAAACTAGACATAACAGTACTGACCTGCCTATGTGA